One Peribacillus simplex NBRC 15720 = DSM 1321 genomic region harbors:
- a CDS encoding FAD-dependent oxidoreductase, translating to MMVQFDKSALPVAIIGGGPVGLAAAAHLLKKGEKFIVLEAGDSVGSSMLEWGHVRMFSPWQYNIDKAAKELLENDGWTSPDENALPTGRELVVEYLLPLSNLPEMKEKIILQAKVVGVAKKAHDKLKTGKRDTVPFQLYVEVNGDTTVIEAKAVIDSSGTWTNPNPILSNGVWTNAERQLHNQIHYGIPNIEQLENRYQNKTTVVIGSGHSAINALLDLATLQQKFTDTKIYWVLRKKQIHEVYGGQENDGLAARGELGIRIQQLVESGRINILTPFHINGVYPTNDKITVVGERNGEETTISEIDEIVVSTGFRPDTSFLNEIRINLDSAVESIEALAPLIDPNIHSCGTVRPHGEQELRHPEKNFYIVGMKSYGRAPTFLLATGYEQVRSVVAYLTGDVEGAKEVHLELPETGVCSVNLKSNSCDSDIPATETKDGSCCGSPVLARLDINNKSCCE from the coding sequence ATGATGGTTCAATTTGATAAAAGTGCTTTACCCGTAGCAATTATAGGTGGGGGTCCTGTGGGGCTGGCCGCTGCCGCTCATTTACTAAAAAAAGGGGAGAAGTTTATCGTATTGGAAGCGGGGGATTCCGTTGGTTCGAGTATGTTGGAGTGGGGACACGTTCGAATGTTTTCTCCGTGGCAATATAACATCGATAAAGCAGCAAAGGAATTACTGGAGAACGATGGATGGACGTCACCTGACGAAAATGCTTTGCCAACAGGTCGCGAACTGGTAGTAGAGTACCTTCTTCCGTTGAGTAACCTTCCAGAAATGAAAGAAAAGATCATCTTACAGGCAAAAGTAGTCGGTGTTGCCAAAAAGGCTCATGATAAATTAAAAACAGGAAAACGAGACACTGTTCCCTTTCAACTGTATGTAGAAGTGAATGGTGACACAACAGTCATTGAAGCGAAAGCAGTGATTGATTCATCAGGTACTTGGACTAATCCGAACCCGATCCTTTCCAATGGAGTCTGGACGAATGCGGAGAGACAATTACACAATCAAATCCACTATGGCATCCCTAACATCGAACAATTAGAAAACAGATATCAAAATAAAACCACCGTGGTGATCGGAAGCGGTCATTCTGCCATAAATGCCTTATTGGATCTGGCAACCTTACAGCAAAAATTTACGGATACCAAGATCTACTGGGTTCTTCGTAAAAAACAAATCCATGAAGTGTACGGTGGACAAGAAAATGACGGCTTGGCCGCTCGTGGAGAGTTGGGCATAAGAATTCAGCAATTAGTGGAGTCTGGACGAATCAATATTCTAACGCCCTTTCATATTAACGGAGTGTATCCAACAAACGATAAAATCACTGTTGTGGGAGAACGTAACGGAGAAGAAACCACAATCAGTGAAATCGATGAAATCGTTGTGAGTACAGGTTTCAGACCCGATACATCCTTTTTAAATGAAATAAGAATAAACCTTGATTCAGCTGTGGAAAGCATAGAAGCGCTTGCTCCGCTAATTGATCCCAATATTCATAGTTGTGGAACCGTGCGGCCGCATGGTGAACAAGAATTACGGCACCCTGAAAAGAACTTCTACATTGTTGGCATGAAGAGTTATGGAAGAGCACCTACCTTCTTACTGGCGACTGGCTATGAACAAGTCCGTTCCGTGGTGGCTTATCTTACTGGCGATGTAGAAGGGGCAAAAGAAGTACACTTGGAACTCCCTGAAACAGGAGTTTGCAGTGTGAATCTGAAATCTAATTCCTGCGATTCTGATATTCCAGCAACTGAAACGAAGGATGGTTCTTGCTGTGGCAGCCCCGTTCTAGCCAGATTGGATATTAATAATAAATCTTGTTGTGAATAA